The Bacteroidia bacterium genomic interval AGGATATCGACTATCTTGATGCTGCCCAAACACCTGAAAATATTGTTGATTACCCTTTTCGAAGCTTAAGTAACATCAAAAGCTACATTGACGAAGTGAAAGCTCGATAATCATCTGGTACATGTCTTTGAAGGGACAAGTAGGTTTTTAGGAATTCCTTTATTTTAGGCTCATCCTCAGAAGATATTGCGTTCTAAGTATTATGAAATGATTGCACCCACTATTCCGGATAATGAGGTTGACCGATTGGCTGCTCTTTATGCCCTAAATTTAAAAGAGCAGAGCAAAGAAGATCGTTTTGACAAAATGGTCAATCTGGCTTCAAGCTGTTTGAAAGTTCCTATAGCCTATGTCGCGACCGTTGATAAGAATCATCAATTGATCCATGCTTCCTGCGGATTGAATTTCGTTTCATCAGATCGAACGACTTCCTTCTGCGGCCATGCCATCCTTCAGGACGCCCCGCTCATCATTCCTGATACTCATGCAGACGATCGCTTTCATGACAATCCCCTGGTCGTCAATGATCCCTTTATTCGATTCTATGCAGGCTATCCCTTGACAAGTCCGGATGGATTTAAAATCGGAACCTTATGCATAGCAGATCATCAGCCTCGAGTTCTTACAAAAGCAGAACTGGAGATGTTCATGGATTTGGGCTTTATGCTAGAGCAGCAATTGCAATTGTTGCAATTAGGAGAAATCCAGCTACAATTGGTTCAGAGTCGAAATGAAACCTTGCGGATCAATAAGGAGCTTGACAATCACAATCAATTTTTTCAGCAAATCTTTGGGAGATATATGAGTCAGGAACTTCTTTCCTCGATTCTCAGCAATGAAAAAAACCTGGAACTAGGAGGGGAAGAGCGAGAAGCCACGGTAATGATGAGTGATTTGAGAGGATTTACCCCTATGGCTAAACGTTATGGCGCTCAACGGACCGTAGAAATCCTCAATATGTATTTGGAAGAAATGATTGATATTATCCAGCAACATGGAGGTTTTATCAATGAAATTTTGGGCGATGGGATATTGGTTGTCTTTGGAGTTCCACATTATAGAGATAATCCTTGTTACAGTGCCGTGATGTGTGCCAAAGCTATGCATGATGGCCTGGAGCGTGTAAATGAAAAATTGAAAGCCAAAGGTTACCAGCATTTGGAAATGGGAATAGGGATCAATTCTGGGAACTTAATAGCCGGCAATATTGGCTCCAGTCAACGGATGAAATATGGGGTAATCGGAGATACCGTGAATCTGGCTGCCAGAATAGAGTCCTTTACCGTAGGAGGGCAAACCCTTGTATCTGAACGAACCTATGAAAATGTGCA includes:
- a CDS encoding adenylate/guanylate cyclase domain-containing protein, with product MIAPTIPDNEVDRLAALYALNLKEQSKEDRFDKMVNLASSCLKVPIAYVATVDKNHQLIHASCGLNFVSSDRTTSFCGHAILQDAPLIIPDTHADDRFHDNPLVVNDPFIRFYAGYPLTSPDGFKIGTLCIADHQPRVLTKAELEMFMDLGFMLEQQLQLLQLGEIQLQLVQSRNETLRINKELDNHNQFFQQIFGRYMSQELLSSILSNEKNLELGGEEREATVMMSDLRGFTPMAKRYGAQRTVEILNMYLEEMIDIIQQHGGFINEILGDGILVVFGVPHYRDNPCYSAVMCAKAMHDGLERVNEKLKAKGYQHLEMGIGINSGNLIAGNIGSSQRMKYGVIGDTVNLAARIESFTVGGQTLVSERTYENVQDKIEAEGNLRVKIKGYKQVFKIFDLSSAKSATPSK